The Mytilus galloprovincialis chromosome 2, xbMytGall1.hap1.1, whole genome shotgun sequence genome has a window encoding:
- the LOC143062846 gene encoding uncharacterized protein LOC143062846, with translation MAAAILGKTEVGVNEFGRDVEVPENPIAKLMYYFDSICYAMDMDRQASPDKIKKLRNYSRYRQLTDEERDLLLLLCVRFSPDELINKCLFLDEEMCGNDINKFYKLGAVRHRFLITEEIIIGGQTTHVKQILCFRKMWLEYCYLEPMKNVEKELRSIAGKLTGRPQSGTNSGQQTGAVQQRRPQSGANRGQQAGAVQQRRPRPDDAGQQQRRQQRAQPTPAPSPPQEEKKKDCVVM, from the coding sequence ATGGCTGCCGCTATTCTTGGCAAAACAGAAGTAGGTGTGAATGAATTCGGACGAGATGTGGAAGTTCCTGAAAATCCCATAGCAAAACTTATGTACTATTTTGATAGTATTTGCTATGCAATGGATATGGATCGGCAGGCAAGTCcagataaaattaaaaagttgAGAAATTATTCACGGTACAGGCAGTTGACTGATGAAGAAAGGGATCTTCTTCTGTTGCTCTGCGTTCGATTTTCTCCTGATGAACTGATAAACAAATGCCTTTTTCTGGACGAAGAAATGTGTGGCAACGACATAAACAAGTTTTACAAACTGGGAGCAGTCCGCCACCGCTTTTTGATCACCGAAGAAATCATTATTGGCGGTCAGACTACACATGTCAAGCAAATTTTATGCTTTCGAAAAATGTGGTTGGAATACTGCTATTTGGAACCAATGAAGAATGTGGAGAAAGAATTGCGATCAATTGCTGGTAAACTCACGGGTAGACCTCAATCCGGTACAAATAGCGGACAACAAACGGGAGCTGTCCAACAGCGTAGACCTCAATCAGGCGCAAACAGAGGACAACAAGCGGGAGCTGTTCAGCAGCGTAGACCACGCCCAGATGATGCTGGACAACAGCAAAGACGTCAACAAAGGGCACAACCTACGCCGGCACCATCTCCGCCACAAGAGGAAAAGAAAAAAGATTGCGTCGTTATGTAA